The following nucleotide sequence is from Mycobacterium sp. Z3061.
GGGCGCCGGGTTCTCCGCGGGCAACAACGCAATGTAAATGTCGCCCAACACCGTCGCCTGCCGCAACTCGGCCCGGGTGTTCTGCGGCAGCTTGACGCTGTCGTTGACGTCGACGTAGGCGACCGCCGTGCTGCCGACCAACGAGACCCGGTCCAGGACACCGACCTGAACACCGCCCAGGTCGACCTTGGCCCTCGCCGGCAGGTTCAGCACGCTGGAGAATTCAATCTTGATGGTGTACTTGCTGATCGGCACATAGGCCCCTGGCACCGGCAGCCGGGTCGGGTCGAGTGAGCAGCCGGAGAGCAGGCACGCGCAGGCCACCGAAGCCGCGACAAGCCACCGCCGAATCATGATGCCGCCCCGAGCAACAGGTCGGTCAGCCCAAGGGTGACCGCATCGTTGTTCGCGCCGGGTGCGCACGCGGCCTCGGCGCCCGGCACGTTGCGTTGCCGCAGCGCGCTGCAGATCGTGCTCGCTTGCGACGGCGACATCGACACCTGCGGCGGGATGTACGTGAGGTTGTGTGAGCCCCAGGCCGGCTGATACTGCGAAGCAACCCAATTGGTGACCGGCGGCAAAGCGTTGATGAAGCCTACGATCTGGGGGGTGTAAGCGGTGAGGACATCCCTGAGCCAGGGCACCAGCTTGTCGCCGATGTTGTTGTAGGCCCTGGGCCCGAATCGGTTCAAGGCCTCGACCAGCAAAGGCAACGCGTGTCCGAGATGCGCGAGCGCGGAACCGAACCCGTTCGACAGCCCCTCGATCATGCGCAGGCTCTCGGGCAAGGTCTGCAGCACGGTGGTAAAGGTGTCCCAGTGTGCCAGCAGGTCTGAGGTGAGAATCTCACTGTTGGCCAGTAGTTGCCGGTACTCGGCATCGGCGTGGCCGGGATCGCCTACCAGGGTGACCAGATCCCGCAGCGTCTGATTGGTCTGCGGGCCGGTTCCCTCCAGGGAACGGCTCAACGCGGCCAGGCTCTGGTTGATTGCCTGAGCGCCAGGCGCCTTCGCCGGGTCCGGCCCGTCACCGAGGATGGCGCCGGCGAGTTTGTCGACAGCGGAGAAGGTTTGGCTGACGCTGATCGGCGTCTTCGTCGACTCCAGCTTGATGCACTGGGCCCCGGAGAACTTCGGCCCGCCGGCGTAGGGCTTGGTGAGCTCGACGTGCCGGTCGGCGACGATCGACTGCGAGTAGGTGAGCGCTCCCACATCGGCCGGCAATTCGAGGTCACCTGGCACGGTGAAGTCCACCTGCACGTAGTCCGGCTTGTTGGCGATCGCCGTCACCGAGCCCACGTCGATGCCCAGCAACTGCACCTTGTTCCCGGGATAGAGCCCCACCGCGTCACTGAATTCGGCGCACAACGCCCGGGTGGCAGGTGCCATCACCTTGGCCCCGGTGACCGCGAGAGCGACGACTCCGACCACCACGGCAAGCACCGCGGCACCGATCCATCCGAATTTCTTCATATCAGCACTGCTTCACCATGTTGGGCAGACAGACAGCGGGGGCGCGTACCACCCGATTGCTCTGGTCCACAACGAGACCGTGTCCCTGCAGCATCGGCAGCAACACATTGACAATCTGGGACAGGCCCTCGGTGGCCTTGCCGACCCGCTCCGGATGGGCCACGAGCGCGGTGATGATGTCGTCGATACCGTTGACCGAGGGGGCCAACTCCCGGTTGTAGAACACCATCACCCTATCGATGATGCGAGTCAATTCGCTTAGCAACGTGAAGAACTCGACGATATCGACCGATTTGGTGGTGTAGCGCTGCCCCACCAGCGCGAACTGCTCGATCAGGGCCGTGAGTTGCTGACGTCCACTGGCGAACGCGCCGGCGGCGTCGTTGACGAAGTCGAGGCCGCGGTGGAAATCACCACTCATCTTGCTCAGCGATCCGGTCAACTCGTTGGCGGATTGCAGGATCTCGCGCAGCGCGTTGGGATACTTGTCGGTCGCGTTGGCGAGTTCGGTGAATGTGTCGTGGATGACTTGGCCGTTGACGTCGCGCAGGAACGGGGTCACGGCCTGGATGATGTCGTTGCCCTCGAATGGCGTCTTGACCCGCTGAGGTGGAATAACATTGTGGCCCAACGGTGTACGACCCTGAGGGTCGAGAGCCACGTAATGACCGCCCAGCGGGGTCAGCAGTCGGATATCAAGTGTCGAATCGCTCCCGACCGCCACCGAGCGGTCGACGTCGAACGTCATCTCGACGAGAGTCCGGCTCAGCCGCACCCCGGTCACCTTGCCCACCGGAACACCGGCTACGCGAATCTCGTCGCCGACGCGCACGCCGCCGGAGGTCGCCGCG
It contains:
- a CDS encoding MlaD family protein gives rise to the protein MKKFGWIGAAVLAVVVGVVALAVTGAKVMAPATRALCAEFSDAVGLYPGNKVQLLGIDVGSVTAIANKPDYVQVDFTVPGDLELPADVGALTYSQSIVADRHVELTKPYAGGPKFSGAQCIKLESTKTPISVSQTFSAVDKLAGAILGDGPDPAKAPGAQAINQSLAALSRSLEGTGPQTNQTLRDLVTLVGDPGHADAEYRQLLANSEILTSDLLAHWDTFTTVLQTLPESLRMIEGLSNGFGSALAHLGHALPLLVEALNRFGPRAYNNIGDKLVPWLRDVLTAYTPQIVGFINALPPVTNWVASQYQPAWGSHNLTYIPPQVSMSPSQASTICSALRQRNVPGAEAACAPGANNDAVTLGLTDLLLGAAS
- a CDS encoding MlaD family protein, with product MMGVRGRRALDDRGEAVRNRRLGIVGVFAIVVALVTTGLAYVNPAGQAGYTAHAATSGGVRVGDEIRVAGVPVGKVTGVRLSRTLVEMTFDVDRSVAVGSDSTLDIRLLTPLGGHYVALDPQGRTPLGHNVIPPQRVKTPFEGNDIIQAVTPFLRDVNGQVIHDTFTELANATDKYPNALREILQSANELTGSLSKMSGDFHRGLDFVNDAAGAFASGRQQLTALIEQFALVGQRYTTKSVDIVEFFTLLSELTRIIDRVMVFYNRELAPSVNGIDDIITALVAHPERVGKATEGLSQIVNVLLPMLQGHGLVVDQSNRVVRAPAVCLPNMVKQC